The following are from one region of the Acidobacteriota bacterium genome:
- a CDS encoding DUF1353 domain-containing protein, translating into MAHFLTNLSAEIVNTDFGGGRGLWRVAKPLVYTSDVANRTITVPVGFQTDFASVLRLPIMYSLFGDTAHAAATVHDYLYQSGMLPRPTADAVFKEAIGVSTKLSGIKRWLMWAAVSRLRRLAFRRPERRNYLRTLRARTFYVLPNRQTAGNC; encoded by the coding sequence ATGGCTCACTTTCTCACGAACTTGTCGGCTGAAATCGTCAATACGGACTTTGGCGGTGGGCGGGGGCTTTGGCGGGTGGCAAAACCACTCGTCTATACCTCTGACGTAGCAAATCGGACGATTACCGTCCCGGTTGGCTTCCAGACGGATTTTGCCAGCGTGTTGCGCTTGCCCATCATGTACTCGCTATTCGGCGACACCGCCCACGCGGCGGCCACGGTACACGACTATCTCTATCAATCGGGAATGCTCCCACGTCCGACCGCGGATGCCGTGTTCAAAGAGGCAATCGGCGTCAGTACGAAGCTATCCGGCATCAAGCGTTGGCTAATGTGGGCGGCGGTTTCGCGCCTTCGGCGGCTCGCATTTCGGCGACCAGAACGCCGCAACTACTTGAGGACTTTGCGTGCAC